One window from the genome of Candidatus Spechtbacterales bacterium encodes:
- the recG gene encoding ATP-dependent DNA helicase RecG has protein sequence MNLSTPTEEIQRIGSVYAKRLKKLGIEKVRDLLFHFPSRYEDYSKITSIANVNPDDFVTIQGKIVHISERNSFKRNLKIIEAVIEDETDTIKAVWFNQSYVKNRLDTNSPVLLAGKVTHGKDGIYLSNPASEVVRLDSVPIHTGRIVPIYPETRGVTSRWLRYIIYKLLPLAENIEDPMPEEILKAHDLLPLKDALYTIHFPANMEIAQKAKRRFEFEQLFYVQLSALKTKLDLQKENSPKIKTEVELTKKFVKSLPFTLTDSQKKASWQILKDMERKVPMNRMLEGDVGSGKTIVAALAALNVAKAGFQTALMAPTEILAEQHFKSLSELFKNQDIQIALFTRSHQKTTIHEKKLTKETIKKEIATGAVDLIIGTHTLAQENVKFKNLGLVVIDEQHRFGVSYRAALAKKTGQSSSAKASARHGKSSPIPHLLSMTATPIPRSLALTIYGDLDISLLKEMPEGRKEIITKIVPPSKRNEAYKLIQKELDVGRQAFCIFPLIEVSEKLEAKAAKEEYEKLSSGPFKNYNVGLLHGKIKAKEKEEIMRDMKEGKIDLLVATSVVEVGIDIPNATIMMVDGAERFGLAQLHQFRGRVGRDKHQSYCFLLTESNTDSTAKRLQALTKAKNGFELAEYDLKFRGAGDLYGVRQSGMPDIAMASLSNMELIEETRDSANKILEKDGDLKKWTVLKEIVEEMQKTMHFE, from the coding sequence ATGAATCTCTCCACTCCAACAGAAGAAATACAGAGGATAGGCTCAGTTTACGCAAAGCGTCTGAAGAAATTAGGGATTGAGAAGGTCCGGGACCTTCTTTTTCATTTTCCTTCCCGTTATGAGGACTACTCTAAAATAACGTCCATAGCGAATGTAAACCCAGATGATTTTGTAACCATACAGGGCAAAATAGTGCATATATCAGAGAGAAACTCATTTAAGAGAAATTTAAAAATTATAGAAGCCGTAATAGAGGATGAAACAGACACAATAAAGGCAGTCTGGTTTAACCAATCTTATGTAAAAAATCGGCTTGATACCAACTCCCCAGTGCTTTTGGCGGGAAAAGTAACACACGGCAAAGATGGAATTTATCTGTCTAATCCTGCATCCGAAGTAGTACGCTTAGACTCTGTCCCTATACATACAGGGCGCATAGTTCCTATATACCCCGAAACAAGGGGGGTAACTTCCAGATGGCTACGGTATATTATTTATAAACTCCTGCCACTTGCCGAAAACATAGAGGACCCTATGCCGGAGGAAATTCTAAAAGCTCACGACCTGCTCCCGCTTAAAGACGCTCTATATACTATACATTTTCCAGCAAATATGGAGATTGCGCAAAAAGCAAAAAGAAGGTTTGAGTTTGAACAGCTTTTTTATGTTCAACTCTCCGCCTTAAAAACCAAACTAGACCTGCAAAAAGAAAATTCTCCCAAAATTAAAACGGAGGTAGAACTTACCAAAAAATTTGTAAAATCGCTTCCTTTCACTCTTACAGATTCTCAAAAAAAGGCTTCATGGCAGATATTAAAAGACATGGAAAGAAAAGTGCCTATGAACAGAATGCTGGAGGGAGACGTGGGAAGCGGCAAAACTATTGTAGCGGCTTTAGCAGCTTTAAATGTTGCAAAAGCAGGGTTTCAAACAGCTTTAATGGCGCCCACAGAAATACTCGCGGAACAGCATTTTAAATCATTAAGTGAACTTTTTAAAAATCAAGATATACAAATTGCTCTTTTTACCCGCAGTCACCAAAAAACTACAATACACGAAAAAAAACTAACAAAAGAAACTATAAAAAAAGAGATAGCAACAGGCGCGGTAGATTTGATTATAGGCACGCATACTCTCGCGCAAGAAAATGTTAAATTTAAAAATTTAGGACTTGTGGTAATAGATGAACAGCACCGCTTCGGAGTCTCTTATCGAGCGGCGCTTGCCAAAAAAACAGGGCAATCCTCCTCCGCCAAGGCTTCGGCGAGACACGGAAAATCCTCCCCTATCCCCCATCTTTTGAGCATGACAGCAACTCCGATACCCAGAAGCTTGGCGCTTACAATATATGGAGATCTTGATATATCCCTGCTAAAAGAGATGCCGGAGGGAAGGAAGGAAATAATAACAAAAATAGTTCCGCCATCAAAAAGAAACGAAGCATACAAACTTATACAAAAAGAGCTTGATGTGGGAAGACAGGCCTTTTGCATATTCCCCCTTATTGAAGTTTCAGAAAAACTGGAGGCAAAAGCGGCAAAAGAAGAGTACGAAAAATTATCAAGCGGACCTTTCAAAAATTACAACGTAGGGCTTTTGCATGGAAAAATAAAAGCAAAAGAAAAAGAGGAAATAATGCGCGATATGAAGGAAGGTAAAATAGACTTGCTTGTTGCAACATCGGTTGTAGAGGTTGGTATAGATATTCCAAACGCCACCATAATGATGGTAGATGGCGCCGAACGTTTTGGATTGGCGCAACTGCACCAGTTCCGGGGAAGAGTAGGGCGTGACAAGCACCAGTCTTACTGCTTCCTCCTAACAGAATCTAACACAGACAGTACAGCGAAACGCCTCCAAGCCTTGACCAAGGCAAAAAACGGCTTTGAGCTTGCTGAATACGACCTGAAGTTCCGTGGCGCGGGAGATCTTTACGGTGTGCGCCAAAGCGGAATGCCAGATATCGCTATGGCATCTTTAAGTAATATGGAGCTTATTGAAGAGACAAGGGATAGCGCGAACAAAATTCTTGAAAAAGATGGTGATTTAAAAAAATGGACAGTACTAAAAGAAATAGTAGAAGAGATGCAAAAGACTATGCACTTTGAGTAA
- a CDS encoding DUF5673 domain-containing protein translates to MENFRWQISKKDRATPWGVLSILFVISLAAGAYQLLTENYFGAALFVVAPVIMFMVSTQGQKEFYCEITDEGIKANNKFYPFKKLNFFAIIADSLIVKVKKEKDVVYMPIHFEDAELIREVLSPQLKEKEYEENFSEIVNRFLRIH, encoded by the coding sequence ATGGAAAACTTTAGATGGCAAATATCTAAAAAGGATAGAGCTACCCCTTGGGGCGTATTAAGTATTTTATTTGTTATATCTTTGGCCGCCGGAGCGTACCAATTATTAACAGAAAACTATTTTGGAGCAGCTCTCTTTGTTGTAGCTCCCGTTATTATGTTTATGGTATCTACACAAGGGCAAAAGGAATTTTACTGCGAAATAACTGATGAGGGAATAAAAGCAAACAACAAGTTTTACCCCTTTAAAAAATTGAACTTCTTTGCTATAATAGCGGACAGTTTAATAGTGAAGGTTAAAAAAGAAAAAGATGTTGTTTATATGCCCATACATTTTGAAGACGCGGAATTAATAAGAGAAGTTTTATCTCCGCAGCTAAAAGAGAAGGAGTACGAAGAGAACTTTTCAGAGATTGTAAACAGGTTTTTAAGGATACACTAA
- a CDS encoding DMT family transporter: MCRATTKSQAKSRHQKSILFLIERSERYTFSGAGFDSCRGRQKMIFIATIGGLAALIFWGLSDYFGGKSSQNAGPHLTNIVIQFSSVIALLPIVLFSGIDFNFNLSFVVVMAIAALFTIAYVSFLKSLQIGPYGVAAPVANSYALITLIVSLLIFKTQISGLQLIALIIIIIGVIMLAIDKTTFHHKKIKGTTAYLAGIAAIFWGIGFALMDTVLGDFTWYQLFFLISLWMVIFGSIYYLKEHKKIPKKEELTTEKLREAWIAGILITVGSSIFFISLEKTLSVAVPAVIASASPLVTSFTAWVKEQERLSVYKRIGAVIIVIGLMLLNV, from the coding sequence ATGTGCCGCGCAACTACAAAGTCGCAGGCGAAGTCCCGTCACCAAAAAAGTATTTTATTTTTGATTGAGCGAAGCGAAAGATATACTTTTTCTGGTGCGGGATTCGACTCCTGTCGGGGACGCCAAAAAATGATTTTTATAGCTACAATTGGCGGACTTGCCGCGTTAATATTTTGGGGCTTAAGTGACTACTTTGGAGGTAAAAGTAGTCAAAATGCAGGACCGCACTTAACAAATATAGTAATACAATTTTCAAGCGTTATAGCATTACTGCCTATTGTCTTGTTTTCAGGTATAGATTTTAATTTTAACCTTTCCTTTGTTGTGGTCATGGCTATAGCTGCTCTTTTCACTATTGCGTATGTTTCTTTTCTTAAGTCACTACAAATAGGTCCTTATGGTGTTGCAGCACCCGTTGCGAACAGTTACGCATTAATTACTTTGATAGTTAGTCTTTTAATTTTTAAAACCCAAATTTCCGGTTTACAACTTATAGCATTGATTATAATAATTATAGGAGTAATAATGCTTGCGATTGACAAAACAACATTCCATCATAAAAAAATTAAAGGAACTACCGCCTATCTTGCGGGTATCGCAGCCATATTTTGGGGAATAGGATTTGCCTTGATGGATACAGTTTTAGGAGACTTTACATGGTATCAATTATTTTTTCTGATATCTCTTTGGATGGTTATATTTGGGTCTATTTATTACTTGAAAGAACATAAAAAAATTCCAAAGAAAGAGGAGTTGACCACCGAAAAACTAAGGGAAGCCTGGATCGCCGGAATCCTAATTACTGTGGGTTCCTCAATATTTTTTATATCACTTGAAAAAACCTTAAGTGTTGCAGTTCCTGCAGTTATAGCATCCGCATCACCGCTGGTTACTTCGTTTACAGCCTGGGTAAAAGAACAAGAGCGCCTTTCTGTATATAAAAGAATAGGTGCTGTAATAATAGTTATTGGCTTAATGCTTTTAAACGTTTAG